One Epinephelus lanceolatus isolate andai-2023 chromosome 17, ASM4190304v1, whole genome shotgun sequence genomic window carries:
- the cryzl1 gene encoding quinone oxidoreductase-like protein 1 isoform X2, whose amino-acid sequence MKGLYCRAGVSDAEPKFVIQETSLPEVLGNHLVRVQVKACGLSPLDLKLLDDVGIQRELIPVGREVAGVVLQVGDKVSFFQPEDEVVGILPLDSPCSGLCDVIDIDEHLLVQKPEKLSSVCVAGALRDGLCAYTALHTHARMAAGHTLLVMDGASSFGLMCIQLACYHGVKVLTTSHSPQQHTFLEQLRPSVAKVIPVYSDSSDLLAVVLEETGGLGLDIVIDSGVRLQEEGSEETKLLPHKHDIISVLGVGGHWVTSHKDLQLDPPDCRYLHLKSASISFLNDEVWTASSAQQGRYLHILKDIVEKMSAGVLRPQPEEAVPLYEATVAMETVQRHQKKKAVVQL is encoded by the exons ATGAAAGGTTTATACTGCCGAGCTGGAGTGAGTGATGCTGAGCCCAAGTTCGTTATTCAGGAAACG AGTCTTCCAGAGGTTTTAGGCAACCATCTGGTCAGAGTTCAGGTGAAGGCCTGTGGACTCAGCCCGCTCGACCTCAAG CTGCTCGATGACGTGGGGATCCAGAGAGAATTAATTCCTGTTGGCAGAGAGGTGGCCGGGGTCGTCCTGCAAG TGGGCGATAAGGTCTCTTTCTTCCAGCCAGAGGACGAGGTTGTAG GTATTTTGCCCCTGGACTCTCCCTGCTCTGGCCTCTGTGATGTCATTGACATAGATGAACACTTATTAG TTCAGAAGCCAGAGAAGCTCAGCTCGGTGTGTGTGGCAGGAGCACTGCGTGATGGCCTCTGTGCTTACactgctctgcacacacacgctCGCATGGCAGCAGGGCACACACTCCTGGTCATGGACGGAGCCAGT TCTTTTGGCCTTATGTGCATCCAGTTGGCTTGTTACCACGGAGTGAAGGTTTTAACCACATCACACTCGCCGCAACAACACACATTCCTGGAGCAGCTTCGGCCCAGCGTAG CCAAGGTTATTCCAGTTTATAGCGACTCATCAGACCTGCTGGCAGTGGTTTTGGAGGAGACGGGAGGACTGGGATTGGATATAGTCATAGACTCTGGAg tgCGTCTGCAGGAGGAAGGGTCAGAGGAGACGAAGCTCCTCCCACACAagcatgacatcatcagtgtgctgggAGTTGGGGGGCACTGGGTCACATCCCACAAAGACCTGCAG TTGGATCCTCCAGATTGCAGATATTTGCACCTAAAGTCAGCCTCCATTTCTTTCCTCAACGATGAAGTGTGGACGGCTTCATCAGCTCAGCAAGGAAGATACCTCC ATATTCTGAAGGACATTGTGGAAAAGATGTCAGCTGGAGTACTCAG ACCTCAGCCTGAGGAGGCGGTCCCCCTCTATGAAGCCACGGTTGCCATGGAGACTGTCCAGCGTCATCAGAAGAAAAAGGCTGTTGTTCAACTCTGA
- the setd4 gene encoding SET domain-containing protein 4 yields the protein MRLHSHRSGRAARKRRQKQDSAAQSVSLCHQPQYVRLMKFLHRRGFTSTLLQPALFNDTGRGLQALKTIKPGQLVISLPESCLLTTSTVLDSYLGQYIKCWKPRLSPLLALCVFLVCERHQGEASDWFPYINVLPATYTCPAYFTDGVMAVLPTSVRRRALEQREAVREIHSVNQDFFRSLQPLLNQPVEEVLTYEALRWAWCSVNTRSVFMSHPSNNFLFGQDVYALAPFLDLLNHRPDVQVKASFNDVTRCYEIRSVSGTLRYQQAFINYGSHDSQRLMLEYGFVAPCNPNSVVYVDTDLLCDVLRGDRSLDQKIKFLRESNFLHNLTVSSEGPSWRLMTALRLLSLPQTLYHHWKAVLLGQTVSEETEAWSIQTAQTLCQRLLQDTHTALDKISHLLQQCDQSVREQLDVVKSLRQEERCILGSCLEALGSMSGQPDEMLSCQPDDDAVS from the exons ATGAGGCTTCACAGCCATCGGTCTGGACGAGCtgcgaggaagaggaggcagaaACAAGATAGTGCCGCCCAGTCAG TCTCTCTGTGTCACCAGCCGCAGTATGTCAGGCTGATGAAGTTTCTTCACCGACGGGGATTTACCTCCACGCTGCTGCAGCCAGCCCTCTTCAATG ACACGGGCAGAGGGCTGCAAGCTCTCAAGACCATAAAG cCTGGACAGCTGGTCATTTCTCTACCAGAGTCCTGTCTCCTCACAACCTCAACTGTTCTGGACAGCTACTTGGGGCAGTATATCAAGTg CTGGAAGCCCCGCCTCTCTCCCCTGCTGGCGCTCTGTGTCTTCCTGGTGTGTGAGCGGCACCAAGGTGaggcctctgattggttccCCTACATCAATGTGCTGCCCGCCACTTATACCTGCCCTGCCTATTTCACTGATGGAGTCATGGCCGTTCTGCCAACCAGTGTGCGGAGACGGGCTTTAGAGCAGAGGGAGGCGGTGCGAGAAATCCACTCCGTTAATCAAGACTTTTTCAG ATCCCTGCAGCCACTCCTGAATCAGCCCGTGGAGGAGGTGTTGACATATGAAGCGTTGAG gtgGGCTTGGTGTAGCGTCAACACGCGCTCTGTCTTCATGTCCCACCCATctaacaacttcctgtttggacaGGATGTTTATGCTTTAGCTCCCTTCCTGGACCTGCTCAATCACCGCCCTGACGTGCAG GTCAAAGCAAGTTTCAATGACGTGACGAGATGTTACGAAATCAGGAGCGTTTCCGGGACACTCCGCTACCAGCAGGCCTTCATTAACTACGGCTCCCATGATAGCCAGCGCCTGATGCTAGAGTACGGATTTGTCGCCCCCTGCAACCCCAACAGTGTGGTCTATGTGGATACAG ATCTCCTCTGTGATGTTTTAAGAGGTGACAGGAGTTTGGATCAGAAGATCAAGTTTCTCAGAGAGAGCAATTTCCTTCA TAACCTGACTGTGTCCAGTGAAGGTCCCAGCTGGAGGCTGATGACGGCTCTCAGATTGTTGTCACTGCCACAAACACTTTA TCACCACTGGAAGGCAGTGTTGCTCGGGCAGACGGTGTCTGAAGAAACAGAGGCATGGAGCATCCAGACAGCTCAGACTCTCTGTCAGCGACTActacaagacacacacacagctctggaTAAG ATCTCTCACCTCCTCCAGCAGTGTGACCAGTCAGTCAGGGAGCAGCTAGATGTGGTCAAGTCACTGCGACAGGAGGAGAGGTGCATCCTGGGAAGCTGTCTTGAGGCACTGGGAAGCATGTCGGGACAGCCAGATGAAATGTTGTCATGCCAACCTGATGATGACGCAGTGAGCTGA
- the cryzl1 gene encoding quinone oxidoreductase-like protein 1 isoform X1, producing the protein MKGLYCRAGVSDAEPKFVIQETSLPEVLGNHLVRVQVKACGLSPLDLKLLDDVGIQRELIPVGREVAGVVLQVGDKVSFFQPEDEVVGILPLDSPCSGLCDVIDIDEHLLVQKPEKLSSVCVAGALRDGLCAYTALHTHARMAAGHTLLVMDGASSFGLMCIQLACYHGVKVLTTSHSPQQHTFLEQLRPSVGVQDPLVAKVIPVYSDSSDLLAVVLEETGGLGLDIVIDSGVRLQEEGSEETKLLPHKHDIISVLGVGGHWVTSHKDLQLDPPDCRYLHLKSASISFLNDEVWTASSAQQGRYLHILKDIVEKMSAGVLRPQPEEAVPLYEATVAMETVQRHQKKKAVVQL; encoded by the exons ATGAAAGGTTTATACTGCCGAGCTGGAGTGAGTGATGCTGAGCCCAAGTTCGTTATTCAGGAAACG AGTCTTCCAGAGGTTTTAGGCAACCATCTGGTCAGAGTTCAGGTGAAGGCCTGTGGACTCAGCCCGCTCGACCTCAAG CTGCTCGATGACGTGGGGATCCAGAGAGAATTAATTCCTGTTGGCAGAGAGGTGGCCGGGGTCGTCCTGCAAG TGGGCGATAAGGTCTCTTTCTTCCAGCCAGAGGACGAGGTTGTAG GTATTTTGCCCCTGGACTCTCCCTGCTCTGGCCTCTGTGATGTCATTGACATAGATGAACACTTATTAG TTCAGAAGCCAGAGAAGCTCAGCTCGGTGTGTGTGGCAGGAGCACTGCGTGATGGCCTCTGTGCTTACactgctctgcacacacacgctCGCATGGCAGCAGGGCACACACTCCTGGTCATGGACGGAGCCAGT TCTTTTGGCCTTATGTGCATCCAGTTGGCTTGTTACCACGGAGTGAAGGTTTTAACCACATCACACTCGCCGCAACAACACACATTCCTGGAGCAGCTTCGGCCCAGCGTAG GTGTTCAGGATCCTTTAGTAG CCAAGGTTATTCCAGTTTATAGCGACTCATCAGACCTGCTGGCAGTGGTTTTGGAGGAGACGGGAGGACTGGGATTGGATATAGTCATAGACTCTGGAg tgCGTCTGCAGGAGGAAGGGTCAGAGGAGACGAAGCTCCTCCCACACAagcatgacatcatcagtgtgctgggAGTTGGGGGGCACTGGGTCACATCCCACAAAGACCTGCAG TTGGATCCTCCAGATTGCAGATATTTGCACCTAAAGTCAGCCTCCATTTCTTTCCTCAACGATGAAGTGTGGACGGCTTCATCAGCTCAGCAAGGAAGATACCTCC ATATTCTGAAGGACATTGTGGAAAAGATGTCAGCTGGAGTACTCAG ACCTCAGCCTGAGGAGGCGGTCCCCCTCTATGAAGCCACGGTTGCCATGGAGACTGTCCAGCGTCATCAGAAGAAAAAGGCTGTTGTTCAACTCTGA